One window of the Triticum dicoccoides isolate Atlit2015 ecotype Zavitan chromosome 3B, WEW_v2.0, whole genome shotgun sequence genome contains the following:
- the LOC119280615 gene encoding uncharacterized protein LOC119280615 encodes MEEEEEEASAELISPRISFSHDLAAFAACPTTTQPEPRRSDASLMSRRRRRRVAEPEFDFANAAAADVAPADRLFADGKLLPVPPLPPTAPHARCAKATRPAPRSWASPFARSSSVNSARAASAASGRFTCPAFPLMRSRSTGSAAATATVGAHQRQHCKKVAPTTASGGVHNGNSGAGARSVYYYGYGGGRNGSDGHGGGGVRMSPVLNVTSIGTSVVNMLSHLLCDCGEKAGKQQSRALGVRCWVTR; translated from the coding sequence atggaggaggaggaggaggaagcttcGGCGGAGCTGATCAGCCCCAGGATCTCCTTCTCGCACGACCTCGCGGCCTTCGCGGCGTGTCCGACGACTACGCAGCCCGAGCCAAGGCGGTCGGACGCGTCCCTCAtgtcgcggcggaggcggcggcgcgtggCCGAGCCGGAGTTCGACTTCGCCAACGCGGCGGCGGCCGACGTCGCGCCGGCCGACCGCCTCTTCGCCGACGGCAAGCTGCTCCccgtgccgccgctgccgcccaccGCCCCGCACGCGCGCTGCGCCAAGGCGACGAGGCCGGCGCCGCGGTCGTGGGCGTCCCCGTTCgcgcgcagcagcagcgtcaactccgccagggcggcgtcggcggcgtcaGGGAGGTTCACCTGCCCCGCGTTCCCGCTCATGCGGAGCCGGTCCACCGGCTCTGCGGCGGCCACGGCCACGGTGGGCGCCCACCAGCGGCAGCATTGCAAGAAAGTCGCTCCGACAACCGCATCCGGTGGCGTTCACAACGGGAACAGCGGTGCTGGTGCGAGATCGGTTTACTACTACGGATACGGCGGCGGCAGGAACGGCAGCGACGGCCATGGTGGCGGCGGGGTCCGGATGAGCCCGGTGCTGAACGTGACGTCCATCGGCACGAGCGTGGTGAACATGCTGAGCCACCTGCTGTGCGACTGCGGCGAGAAGGCCGGCAAGCAGCAGAGCAGGGCCTTGGGAGTGCGCTGCTGGGTAACCAGGTAG